A genomic window from Vagococcus sp. CY52-2 includes:
- a CDS encoding FtsW/RodA/SpoVE family cell cycle protein codes for MRKKLQFIDFKILIPYIVLNIIGIIMIFSASSYKLNQQGKSIFSIATKQGIFFVISLILIAVIYKTKLKVYQTDLFQKIMLGLTYILLVATSVLGLGKTISGAQRWISIGSFSFQPSEFVMISTILYCAFIFSKRQETINQDFFKSVMVPTAIVGGMILLVLIQPNVGGAAIIFFLFSVLILSSGIPAGYTFLSFGGLVVFIGLVWQIVMFNGGMLIPERFSHVYKRFSVMSNPFEDKLNNGFQLVNSYFAIYNGGWFGKGLGKSIQKKGFLPVAETDFIFSITMEELGLIASIIILMILFYLILRILSIGIRSTNAFNSLACIGISTAILLQSFVNLGGILSIMPMTGVPFPFMSYGGSNLMTLSILVGIALNISADEKRHQLYEGHALEIQPYKQINMTNEV; via the coding sequence ATGAGAAAAAAATTACAATTTATAGATTTTAAAATTTTGATTCCATATATTGTACTAAATATTATTGGTATCATCATGATTTTTAGTGCTAGCTCTTATAAACTCAACCAGCAAGGAAAAAGTATTTTTTCTATTGCAACCAAGCAAGGGATTTTCTTTGTGATTTCGCTAATTTTAATTGCTGTTATTTATAAAACAAAATTAAAGGTTTATCAAACAGATCTTTTTCAAAAAATTATGCTTGGTCTTACATATATTTTACTCGTTGCCACCAGTGTCTTGGGTCTTGGAAAGACAATAAGTGGGGCACAAAGGTGGATTTCTATTGGTAGTTTTAGTTTTCAACCATCAGAATTTGTTATGATTTCAACTATTCTCTATTGTGCGTTTATTTTTTCAAAACGACAGGAAACCATCAATCAAGATTTTTTCAAATCTGTTATGGTCCCGACTGCCATCGTTGGTGGGATGATTTTATTAGTGTTAATTCAACCAAATGTTGGCGGTGCAGCCATTATTTTCTTCTTATTTTCTGTATTAATTCTCTCAAGTGGGATTCCTGCGGGGTATACCTTTCTAAGTTTTGGCGGGCTTGTCGTGTTTATTGGACTAGTTTGGCAAATTGTTATGTTCAATGGGGGGATGCTAATACCTGAGCGTTTTTCCCATGTATATAAACGCTTTTCTGTAATGAGTAATCCGTTCGAGGATAAGTTAAACAATGGTTTCCAATTAGTAAACTCATATTTTGCGATTTACAATGGTGGGTGGTTTGGTAAAGGGTTAGGAAAAAGTATTCAGAAAAAAGGGTTCTTACCAGTTGCTGAAACGGACTTTATTTTTTCTATCACCATGGAAGAACTCGGATTAATCGCCAGTATTATTATTTTAATGATTCTTTTCTATCTAATTCTAAGAATTTTATCCATTGGGATTCGTTCAACTAATGCCTTTAACTCTTTGGCTTGTATTGGAATTAGCACAGCAATTTTACTTCAATCATTTGTTAATCTAGGTGGGATTTTAAGTATTATGCCAATGACTGGTGTGCCATTTCCTTTCATGAGTTACGGAGGATCTAACTTAATGACATTATCCATATTAGTTGGTATTGCTCTTAATATTAGCGCCGATGAAAAACGTCATCAACTATATGAAGGACACGCTTTAGAAATACAACCTTACAAACAAATAAACATGACTAATGAGGTTTAA
- a CDS encoding amidase family protein produces the protein MKDATFWANEIKQKHISVEELLNETYSKVIKHSELNCFVGFDEESYHQLLQSLKTSNQESPFYGVPFPLKNIGQQKKGWLNTAGAKLMTGNQSSSTDNYVKQIEEAGFIPFGKTNAPEFGFKNVTDPLIYGVTKNAWNKDYHAGGSSGGAASAIASGVIPLAGASDGGGSIRIPASFSGLLGLKPSRGNIVTGPDEWRAWQGASVNFVLGVSVRDARAMLEILKPTQQISPFLVPQNFYKQKKTLKIAVCNDSPVGNKVSHAAKQSVEKAIKFLVSEGHDVVEIPYPVNGDELIRSYYTMNGGETSAMMTSFKTHLQRELSIEDMEQMTWTLYQYGETLSASDYVQSFYAWDKATQVMEELFEEYDLFLSPSATTTAPKIIEDLQSNQIRQSMRMAHELTKNELAELVYAMFEKSLHMTPYTQLANLTGQPAINLPIYVAENGLPIGVQFMAAKGNDKLLLDVAELFEYHQQFVLPMYYNH, from the coding sequence ATGAAAGATGCGACCTTTTGGGCAAATGAAATTAAACAAAAACACATATCAGTAGAAGAATTATTAAATGAAACATATAGTAAAGTTATCAAACATAGTGAATTAAATTGTTTCGTTGGATTCGATGAAGAAAGCTATCATCAACTATTACAGTCTTTAAAAACGTCTAATCAAGAAAGCCCATTTTATGGGGTACCTTTTCCATTAAAAAATATTGGTCAACAAAAAAAAGGATGGCTTAATACTGCTGGAGCTAAGTTAATGACTGGTAATCAATCGTCATCAACGGATAATTACGTGAAACAGATAGAAGAAGCTGGATTCATTCCATTTGGTAAAACCAATGCACCAGAATTTGGATTTAAAAATGTGACAGATCCTTTAATCTATGGCGTAACAAAAAATGCTTGGAATAAAGATTATCATGCAGGGGGTAGTAGTGGTGGTGCTGCTTCAGCCATAGCTTCAGGTGTTATCCCATTAGCAGGCGCAAGTGATGGTGGTGGTTCTATTAGAATTCCAGCGAGTTTTTCTGGATTATTAGGACTAAAACCAAGTCGGGGGAATATAGTGACAGGACCTGATGAGTGGCGTGCTTGGCAAGGTGCTTCTGTTAATTTTGTGTTGGGCGTTTCAGTCAGAGATGCAAGAGCGATGCTAGAGATATTAAAACCGACACAACAAATTTCACCATTTTTAGTCCCACAAAATTTTTATAAACAGAAAAAAACACTAAAAATAGCTGTTTGCAATGACTCACCAGTTGGCAATAAGGTCTCACATGCAGCCAAACAATCAGTTGAGAAAGCTATTAAATTTTTAGTGAGTGAAGGACATGATGTGGTTGAAATTCCCTATCCGGTTAATGGAGATGAGTTAATTCGAAGTTATTATACAATGAATGGCGGAGAAACATCTGCCATGATGACTTCATTCAAAACACATTTGCAACGAGAATTATCTATTGAAGATATGGAACAAATGACATGGACGTTATATCAGTATGGCGAAACATTATCTGCCTCAGATTATGTTCAAAGTTTTTACGCATGGGATAAAGCTACACAAGTTATGGAAGAATTATTTGAGGAATATGATTTGTTTTTATCACCATCTGCTACAACAACAGCTCCTAAAATAATAGAAGATTTACAAAGTAATCAAATTCGACAATCAATGAGGATGGCACATGAATTGACTAAAAATGAATTAGCAGAATTAGTGTATGCGATGTTTGAAAAAAGCTTGCACATGACACCCTACACGCAGTTAGCTAATTTAACAGGTCAACCTGCGATTAATTTACCAATCTATGTAGCAGAAAATGGGTTACCAATTGGCGTTCAATTTATGGCTGCTAAAGGAAACGATAAACTACTCCTTGATGTGGCAGAATTATTCGAATACCATCAGCAATTCGTTTTGCCAATGTATTATAATCATTAA
- the ffh gene encoding signal recognition particle protein, whose protein sequence is MAFESLTDRLQVAMSKLKKKGTVKEEDVKDMMREIRLALLEADVNLQVVRGFVKSVGERAVGVEILESLNPTQQIVKVVDEELTKVLGSEAVGLNKSPKIPTIVMMVGLQGAGKTTFTGKISNFLKQNEKARPLLIAADVYRPAAVDQLKVIGQQLDIPVFDMGTDVDPVEIVRQGLEQAKANKNDYVFIDTAGRLHIDETLMDELKRIKDFAQPNDILLTVDAMTGQDAVTVAQSFDEQLDVTGVVLTKLDGDTRGGAALSIRAITGKPIKFIGTGEKLTDIEVFHPDRMSSRILGMGDMLTLIEKAQKEYDEEKAEELAQKMRENNFDFNDFIEQLDQVMGMGPLEDLIKMIPGMNNMPGLDQLQVDPKDVARKKAIVFSMTPEERENPELLNPSRRRRIAAGSGNSVVEVNRMIKQFNESRKMMQQMSKGNMPAGLENMMGSGVQGKLGKMAMNRMIKKNKKKMKNKNKKKKKK, encoded by the coding sequence ATGGCTTTTGAAAGTTTAACAGATCGCTTACAAGTAGCGATGAGTAAATTAAAGAAAAAAGGGACGGTAAAAGAAGAAGACGTAAAGGACATGATGCGTGAGATTCGTCTAGCCTTACTTGAAGCCGACGTTAACTTACAAGTCGTTCGTGGCTTTGTCAAAAGTGTTGGAGAACGCGCAGTCGGTGTTGAAATTCTGGAATCGTTAAATCCAACCCAACAAATTGTTAAAGTAGTGGATGAGGAACTAACTAAAGTATTAGGTTCTGAGGCAGTTGGGTTAAATAAATCACCTAAGATACCGACAATTGTCATGATGGTCGGTTTACAAGGGGCTGGTAAAACAACCTTTACAGGTAAGATATCTAACTTTTTAAAACAAAATGAGAAAGCTAGACCATTATTGATTGCAGCCGACGTGTATCGTCCTGCTGCGGTGGATCAATTAAAAGTCATTGGTCAACAACTAGATATTCCAGTTTTTGATATGGGAACAGATGTTGATCCAGTTGAAATTGTTCGCCAGGGGTTAGAACAAGCTAAAGCAAATAAAAATGATTATGTGTTTATTGATACGGCAGGTCGTTTGCATATTGACGAAACTTTAATGGATGAGTTAAAACGTATTAAAGATTTTGCTCAACCTAATGATATTCTACTAACAGTTGATGCGATGACAGGTCAAGATGCGGTAACAGTAGCTCAAAGTTTTGATGAACAACTAGATGTGACAGGGGTTGTGTTAACAAAACTTGATGGTGATACTCGTGGTGGGGCAGCCCTTTCTATTCGTGCGATTACTGGAAAACCAATCAAATTCATTGGTACTGGTGAAAAATTAACTGATATTGAAGTATTCCATCCTGATAGAATGTCTAGTCGGATTCTTGGTATGGGAGACATGTTAACCTTAATTGAAAAAGCACAAAAAGAATATGACGAAGAAAAAGCAGAAGAATTAGCGCAAAAAATGCGTGAAAATAATTTTGATTTTAATGATTTTATCGAACAACTTGATCAAGTAATGGGCATGGGGCCATTAGAAGATTTGATCAAGATGATTCCAGGAATGAATAACATGCCTGGTCTTGACCAATTACAAGTTGATCCAAAAGATGTGGCTCGTAAAAAAGCGATTGTCTTCTCAATGACACCTGAGGAACGAGAAAATCCAGAATTGTTAAATCCAAGTCGTAGAAGGCGTATTGCAGCAGGTTCAGGTAATTCAGTTGTTGAAGTCAACCGTATGATTAAACAATTCAATGAATCTCGTAAAATGATGCAACAAATGTCTAAAGGAAACATGCCAGCTGGACTTGAAAATATGATGGGTAGTGGTGTACAAGGTAAATTAGGTAAGATGGCTATGAATAGAATGATTAAGAAAAATAAAAAGAAAATGAAAAATAAAAACAAAAAGAAAAAGAAAAAATAA
- a CDS encoding putative DNA-binding protein: MEIEKTNRMNALFEFYSTLLTEKQMNYIELYYADDFSLGEIAEEYDVSRQAVYDNIKRTEKLLETYEKKLHLYSNYVVRQEMIDEIKSLLKESYPKTEMIYDLLDKIQEIEEE; encoded by the coding sequence ATGGAAATTGAAAAAACAAATCGAATGAATGCTTTATTTGAATTTTATTCAACTCTTTTAACAGAAAAACAAATGAATTATATTGAACTTTATTATGCAGATGACTTTTCTTTAGGTGAAATAGCTGAGGAATATGATGTGAGTCGTCAAGCTGTGTATGATAATATAAAACGTACTGAAAAATTACTAGAAACTTATGAAAAAAAACTACATTTGTATTCAAATTATGTGGTACGACAAGAGATGATTGATGAAATCAAATCATTGCTAAAAGAATCTTATCCAAAAACAGAAATGATTTATGATTTATTAGATAAAATTCAAGAAATAGAAGAAGAGTAG
- the whiA gene encoding DNA-binding protein WhiA, with amino-acid sequence MSFASDVKKELTTLEVHKEHAKAELAALIRMNGSVTLANRQFVLNVQTENAAIARRIYTLLKDHYEVNSELLVRRKMKLKKNNVYIVRLKQGTKEILNDLEIMDGAMFNPHVSDSIMGNEQKMRSYLRGAFLAGGSVNNPETSRYHLEIYSMYEDQCVDLCDMLKFYGLNGRVVERRTGFITYLKGAEEIADFLVLVGATNAMLKFEDVRIVRDLRNSVNRLMNCENANMNKTADAAKRQIENIRLIKATVGLEQLPEKLREVAEIRLENPEISLKELGEMIPSGPITKSGINHRIRKINEFANNLAQIK; translated from the coding sequence GTGTCTTTTGCATCGGATGTTAAAAAAGAACTGACTACTTTGGAAGTTCATAAAGAACATGCAAAGGCTGAATTGGCAGCTTTAATTCGAATGAACGGGTCTGTAACATTAGCTAATAGACAATTTGTATTAAATGTTCAAACTGAGAATGCTGCAATAGCTAGACGTATCTATACACTATTAAAAGATCATTATGAAGTAAATAGTGAGTTGTTAGTGCGACGAAAAATGAAATTAAAAAAAAATAATGTTTATATCGTTCGTTTGAAACAAGGAACAAAAGAAATATTAAATGATTTAGAAATCATGGATGGTGCGATGTTTAATCCCCATGTTTCAGATAGTATCATGGGGAACGAACAAAAAATGCGTTCTTATTTACGAGGGGCATTTCTAGCAGGTGGTTCAGTTAATAATCCTGAGACAAGTCGTTATCACTTAGAAATTTATTCAATGTATGAAGATCAGTGCGTTGATCTATGTGACATGTTAAAATTTTATGGATTAAACGGACGAGTGGTTGAAAGGCGTACAGGATTTATCACTTATCTCAAAGGTGCAGAAGAAATTGCCGATTTTTTAGTGTTAGTTGGGGCGACAAATGCTATGTTAAAATTTGAAGATGTTCGAATTGTACGAGATTTACGTAATTCAGTTAACCGACTAATGAATTGTGAAAATGCCAATATGAATAAAACGGCAGATGCTGCAAAACGTCAAATTGAGAATATCCGTTTAATCAAAGCAACCGTTGGATTGGAGCAATTACCTGAAAAATTGAGGGAAGTCGCAGAAATACGTCTGGAAAATCCAGAAATTAGTTTAAAAGAGCTAGGGGAAATGATCCCTTCTGGTCCAATAACAAAATCAGGTATTAATCATCGCATCCGAAAAATTAATGAATTTGCTAATAATTTAGCTCAAATAAAGTAA
- the yvcK gene encoding YvcK family protein — translation MKTYRIRKPKIVVIGGGTGLPVILHGLRDQSADITAIVTVADDGGSSGLLRQSINMSPPGDLRNVLVALSDMPQMYEDIFQYRFKKEDNFLANHTIGNLIIAAMSEMKNSTYEAIQLLSKFMHVDGHIYPASEQSMTLHAKFVDGTEATGESTIAKERKKIDYVYVTNSIDGTPVKPARKVISSIRDADMIVLGPGSLFTSILPNLMIKELGEAVCKSEAEVVYICNIMTQKGETEYFSDADHVRVLHHHLGKQFIDTVLVNTESVPENYIDPAVYDEYLLQVKHDFQGLRDEGCRVISTDFLELKNGGVFHDRTKVVEELFRLVFGVKY, via the coding sequence ATGAAAACATATCGTATAAGGAAGCCTAAAATTGTTGTGATTGGTGGCGGAACAGGCTTACCAGTCATATTACATGGTTTGAGAGATCAAAGTGCTGATATTACAGCGATTGTAACAGTAGCAGATGATGGTGGGAGTAGTGGGCTTCTTCGTCAGAGTATTAATATGAGTCCTCCAGGAGATTTAAGAAATGTTTTAGTGGCGTTATCTGATATGCCACAAATGTATGAAGATATTTTTCAATATCGTTTTAAAAAAGAAGATAACTTCTTAGCTAATCATACGATTGGTAATTTGATTATTGCAGCAATGTCTGAAATGAAAAATAGTACTTATGAAGCAATCCAGTTATTAAGTAAGTTTATGCATGTGGATGGACATATTTATCCAGCAAGCGAGCAATCCATGACATTACATGCTAAATTTGTTGATGGAACAGAGGCAACAGGTGAAAGTACTATTGCCAAAGAACGAAAGAAAATTGATTACGTTTATGTCACTAACTCAATAGATGGCACACCAGTCAAGCCTGCTAGAAAGGTTATTTCAAGTATTCGCGATGCAGATATGATTGTGTTAGGACCTGGTAGTTTATTTACTAGTATTTTACCTAATTTGATGATTAAAGAGCTAGGTGAAGCGGTTTGTAAATCAGAGGCTGAAGTAGTATATATTTGTAACATTATGACACAAAAAGGCGAGACTGAGTATTTTTCTGATGCCGATCATGTACGGGTATTGCATCATCATTTAGGTAAACAATTTATTGATACCGTATTGGTCAATACAGAGTCAGTACCTGAAAATTACATTGATCCAGCTGTTTATGATGAGTATTTATTACAAGTTAAACACGATTTTCAAGGCTTACGTGATGAAGGATGTCGTGTGATATCGACCGACTTTTTAGAGTTAAAAAATGGTGGAGTTTTCCATGATCGAACCAAAGTAGTTGAAGAGCTGTTTCGTTTGGTTTTTGGAGTAAAATATTAA
- the rapZ gene encoding RNase adapter RapZ, with the protein MTENQIDSLQLVVITGMSGAGKTVAVQSFEDMGYFCIDNLPPTLIPKFWELIKESGKITKIALVIDLRSRAFFEEIQSMLIEIENTKLVDTTVMFLDASDQELVSRYKETRRAHPLAMDGLVTEGIKKERALLEELKGEAQLVIDTTELAPRELREQIMENFKNHDTDTFRVEMVSFGFKYGLPIDADIVMDVRFLPNPHYIDELRPLNGKDKPVYDYVMNSEMTESFYQKYEELILDILPGYIKEGKMSLTIAIGCTGGQHRSVALTERLGKKISEDYKTNITHRDMMKRKESVNRS; encoded by the coding sequence ATGACTGAAAATCAGATTGATAGTTTACAATTAGTCGTCATTACTGGAATGAGTGGTGCTGGTAAGACAGTTGCAGTACAAAGTTTTGAAGATATGGGATATTTTTGTATTGATAATTTACCACCAACATTAATCCCAAAGTTTTGGGAACTAATTAAAGAGTCAGGTAAAATCACTAAAATTGCATTAGTTATTGACTTAAGATCACGTGCATTTTTTGAAGAAATTCAAAGTATGCTAATTGAAATAGAAAATACTAAATTAGTGGATACCACTGTCATGTTTTTAGATGCCTCGGATCAAGAATTGGTTTCACGTTATAAAGAGACAAGGCGAGCTCATCCACTTGCCATGGATGGACTAGTTACAGAGGGAATTAAGAAAGAAAGAGCTTTGCTTGAAGAATTAAAAGGAGAGGCACAGTTAGTGATTGATACAACTGAACTAGCTCCTAGGGAATTAAGAGAACAAATCATGGAAAATTTTAAAAATCATGATACAGATACTTTCCGTGTCGAAATGGTTTCTTTTGGTTTTAAATATGGATTACCAATTGATGCAGATATTGTGATGGATGTAAGGTTTTTACCTAATCCACATTATATTGATGAATTGCGTCCATTAAATGGAAAAGACAAGCCAGTATATGATTATGTTATGAACTCTGAAATGACGGAATCGTTCTATCAGAAATATGAAGAGTTGATTTTAGATATTTTACCAGGCTATATAAAAGAAGGAAAAATGAGTTTGACTATCGCGATTGGTTGTACTGGAGGACAACATCGTTCAGTAGCATTGACTGAGAGATTAGGAAAAAAAATCTCTGAAGACTATAAAACAAATATTACCCACAGAGATATGATGAAACGTAAGGAATCAGTTAATCGTTCATGA
- the ftsX gene encoding permease-like cell division protein FtsX gives MISNFFRHIGSALKNLKRNGWMTLASISAVTVTLTLVGIFLGVILNVAKIADDIKDNVDVSVFIDIGTPEKEVKELGEKLKDIDGVKDVTFSSKQNEYKKLVDKLGDTWKLFGEDENPLYDVYVLTASNAEDIPDIQKAASNLPSVQKADYGGRNSDKLFKISKDVRLWGTIAAVFLLGVAVFLISNTIRITIISRKREIQIMRLVGAKNGFIKGPFFLEGAFIGLLGSVIPVLLVTFAYPRVYVIFTKSMIANASYDLIAPGNLMWQLNTLLIVVGVVIGSIGSVMSMRRFLKI, from the coding sequence ATGATTAGTAATTTTTTTAGACATATAGGTAGTGCATTGAAGAATTTAAAAAGAAATGGATGGATGACTTTAGCATCTATTAGTGCTGTAACCGTGACATTAACGCTTGTTGGAATTTTTCTAGGTGTTATTTTAAATGTTGCAAAAATTGCAGATGATATAAAAGATAATGTGGATGTTTCCGTTTTCATTGATATTGGAACACCTGAAAAGGAAGTAAAAGAATTAGGTGAAAAGTTAAAAGATATTGATGGGGTCAAAGACGTTACTTTTTCTAGTAAACAAAACGAATACAAAAAGTTAGTAGATAAGTTGGGGGATACATGGAAACTTTTCGGTGAAGATGAGAATCCATTGTATGATGTTTATGTTTTAACAGCTTCTAACGCAGAGGATATACCAGATATACAAAAGGCAGCATCTAACTTACCAAGTGTGCAAAAGGCTGATTACGGTGGACGAAATTCCGATAAGTTATTCAAGATTTCTAAAGATGTAAGATTATGGGGGACCATTGCAGCCGTCTTCTTACTAGGAGTAGCAGTATTTTTAATTTCTAACACAATTCGTATCACGATTATTTCAAGAAAACGTGAGATTCAAATTATGCGTCTTGTAGGAGCTAAAAATGGTTTTATTAAAGGACCATTCTTCTTAGAAGGAGCATTTATTGGTCTACTGGGATCTGTGATACCTGTTTTGCTTGTAACGTTTGCTTATCCGAGAGTATATGTTATTTTTACAAAGAGTATGATTGCTAATGCATCTTATGATTTGATTGCTCCAGGTAATTTAATGTGGCAATTAAATACATTACTCATCGTCGTAGGTGTTGTGATTGGTTCAATAGGTTCTGTGATGTCTATGAGGCGATTCTTAAAAATATAA
- the ftsE gene encoding cell division ATP-binding protein FtsE: protein MIEMKKVTKKYSNGTTAIRNLSITINQGEFVYVVGPSGAGKSTFIKLMYREEAATKGTLNVCGYDLLTIKNRNVPYLRREIGIVFQDYKLLAHKTVYENVAYAMQVIGKKPREIKRRVLEVLDLVGLKHKVRVFPDELSGGEQQRVAIARAIVNTPKVLIADEPTGNLDPENSWEIMELLERINNQGTTVVMATHNSTIVNKIRHRVLAIENGRITRDQDEGDYGYDD from the coding sequence ATGATAGAGATGAAGAAAGTAACAAAGAAATACTCCAATGGGACAACAGCGATTCGTAATTTATCCATTACAATTAATCAAGGTGAGTTTGTTTATGTCGTTGGCCCAAGTGGGGCAGGTAAATCAACTTTCATCAAATTAATGTACCGTGAAGAAGCCGCAACTAAAGGAACATTAAATGTTTGTGGATATGATTTATTAACGATAAAAAATCGTAATGTTCCTTATTTACGTCGTGAAATAGGTATTGTATTTCAAGACTACAAGCTTTTGGCACATAAAACAGTGTATGAAAATGTTGCCTATGCCATGCAAGTAATCGGAAAAAAACCACGTGAAATCAAACGTCGTGTACTAGAAGTACTTGATTTAGTTGGGTTAAAACATAAAGTTCGTGTTTTTCCTGATGAATTATCAGGTGGGGAACAACAACGTGTGGCAATTGCAAGAGCCATCGTGAACACACCAAAAGTACTTATCGCAGATGAACCAACAGGAAATTTAGACCCAGAAAATTCATGGGAAATTATGGAGCTATTAGAGCGAATTAATAATCAAGGAACAACGGTTGTTATGGCCACACATAATAGCACAATTGTAAATAAAATTCGTCATCGCGTATTAGCTATTGAAAATGGCCGTATCACAAGAGACCAAGACGAGGGGGATTATGGCTACGATGATTAG
- the prfB gene encoding peptide chain release factor 2 (programmed frameshift): MEISDIKNELGKIETKITNFRGSLDLESLEEQIAEGEYEMATPGFWDDNEAAQIVIDKVNQLKSQYDTFKKTEEAYEELEILLEMAEEGDEESQKELEEKLVKTIQIVEEYELAQLLNGEYDQNNAVLELHPGAGGTESQDWGSMLLRMYTRWAESKGFQVETVDYQAGDEAGIKSVTLLIKGYNAYGYLKSEKGVHRLVRISPFDSNSRRHTSFCSVDVMPELTNDINIEVKPDDIKVDTFRASGAGGQHINKTDSAVRITHIPTGFVVSSQAQRSQLKNREQAMSMLKAKLYQLEIEKQEQEAAAIKGEQLEIGWGSQIRSYVFHPYSMVKDHRTNYEVGNTQPVMDGDLDGFIDAYLRWKL; the protein is encoded by the exons ATGGAAATTAGCGATATAAAAAATGAATTAGGTAAAATCGAAACAAAAATAACAAATTTTAGGGGGTCTCTT GACTTAGAGTCGCTAGAAGAACAAATTGCTGAAGGTGAATACGAAATGGCTACGCCTGGCTTTTGGGATGATAATGAAGCTGCTCAGATAGTGATTGATAAAGTGAATCAATTAAAATCGCAATATGATACTTTTAAAAAAACTGAGGAAGCTTATGAGGAATTAGAAATCTTACTGGAAATGGCTGAAGAAGGTGATGAAGAGTCACAAAAAGAATTAGAAGAAAAGTTAGTAAAAACGATTCAAATTGTAGAAGAGTATGAATTAGCTCAACTACTTAATGGTGAGTATGATCAAAATAATGCAGTTTTAGAACTTCATCCTGGAGCAGGTGGAACAGAGTCACAAGATTGGGGAAGTATGCTTCTTAGAATGTATACTAGATGGGCCGAATCAAAGGGATTTCAAGTTGAAACAGTTGATTATCAAGCTGGAGATGAAGCAGGGATTAAAAGTGTCACACTTTTAATCAAAGGATACAATGCCTATGGTTATTTGAAGTCTGAAAAAGGCGTTCATCGATTGGTTCGTATTTCGCCATTTGATTCCAACTCGAGACGTCATACATCCTTTTGTTCAGTTGATGTGATGCCAGAGTTAACAAATGATATTAATATTGAAGTCAAACCAGATGATATTAAAGTTGACACATTCCGTGCTAGTGGAGCTGGTGGTCAGCATATTAATAAAACAGACTCAGCTGTCAGAATCACCCATATCCCAACAGGATTTGTGGTATCTAGTCAGGCTCAGCGTTCTCAATTAAAAAATAGAGAGCAAGCGATGAGCATGTTAAAAGCAAAGTTATATCAATTAGAAATTGAAAAACAAGAACAAGAAGCAGCTGCGATTAAAGGTGAGCAGTTAGAAATAGGCTGGGGTTCACAAATACGATCTTATGTGTTTCATCCGTACTCGATGGTTAAAGACCATCGAACAAATTACGAAGTGGGAAATACTCAACCAGTAATGGATGGAGACTTAGATGGTTTTATTGACGCTTATTTAAGATGGAAGTTGTAA